A window of Sebastes umbrosus isolate fSebUmb1 chromosome 6, fSebUmb1.pri, whole genome shotgun sequence genomic DNA:
tgcttgtttgcatgtgttcatgtgtgtgcgcgcatgtgGCCTCTGCCACAGCTCTTGTTTCTACTCCAGCATAAGGTTACCCTATGTagtctgtgatggattactCATTCTGATGTCAATTGAGGAGGTAGCACAAAGCTGCAGCCGTAGCAGAACTCGTGGAGGACCcgttttctccttctctcttgtttttgctttttacaGCATATCATACACACGTGGTCTGTAGACTTCTTGCTAAGGAAGGTAAGCTGTGTGCTGCTTATTTGTTATTCTGTCTATCAGGTTGTTTGGGCAGCTTGTACTGAGGTTTCCATTACCTTGTTTCTTCCTTTAACAGAAAGAGTGCATGGAGCAGCTTGGCATTGCAGCTTTcgaaattcaaattcaaaacccAGAGATCACATTTCACATGTCTTGAGTCAGATTtcgctctgtttttttttaagagaaagCAGAATCATAACTTAAACATACCCTTCTCAACAGCACATCTGTGTCACAACTGTAATTAAAGGTGAATGAGTGCAACCATCTTGATCTGTTTTGGAAAccatttgtcttttttggagAGAGTCAGAGCGATCGTACGTCTTTCCATTACTTTCCGAGACCGACGCTTAAGGGTTGGCAGTTCTTTCTCTTACATTaagaaaaattaaacattaacGGCATATTGAGTTATTGGAAACACATCAGGAATTGGTTGAGCAGAGCAATATCATTGGCTAATTTCCAAGTATTGATCCAAGAGTGTCTTCTTCTGTGGCTTCTATTTTAGGATCATGAGAGGTTCTTGGTTGCTCAAAGGGTCAAATGACGTTGTTCTGGTCATGTGGTTTAAGAGGAGAAGAgggtttgatttgatttatcatttatcattttaagttttttttagggctgtcaaagttaacacaataacgcattaacgcaattttgttttaatgccactaatttctttcattaacacaacttgcgatttttaggttgtatcaggctcagttttatagcAATTGAAGATGATATATGATGGTATCATAGCGTAAAAgatgctccaaacttaggctaaattttggcgaggaaaaactgttatggccagtttcaaaggggtcccttgacctctgacctcaagatacatgaatgacaatgggttctatgggtacccacgagtctccccttcacagacatgcttttggggcaagtcatagtcaagtcagcacactgacacactgacagctgttgatgactgttgggcttgagagcatattttttatgctaaatgcagtgcctgtgagggtttctggacaatattagtcaatatagtcattgttttgtgttgttaattgatttccaataatgaatatatacatacatttacataaagcaagaatatttgcccactcccatgttgataagagtattaaatattcgacaaatcttcctttaaggcaaatttttaacagattaaaaatgtgcgattaaacattttaatcaaattacagccctactttttttaatttcatcattttatcataaGTGCTATCCTACACTCTAACCGATTCTGTTTATTCTCATTAAACATCTCTACCTGTTTGAATTAGCCTTCTTCCTGCGTGCACAGTCCATCACAGCTTTTGTGTCTTTTACCCCTCATCGCCATCTGGTTGATAAGCCGCCCCTCTCGCCTTGTCAGGGCTGCTCTCTCATCAtcctgtccatccatccacccacctaTCAACTCCCATTCTCTCTCATTGtcactttcctttccttctcttgCATTCTGTCCTCATCCCGCCCCAGTCCTTCCACCCACATCCGTCTTCCCAACAATTTTCATGTCACGCTCCTTATTCACTCAGCCggcccttctctctctctctctctcccagtagGATTGCTATCATTGGCACTGGTTTTAGATGGTGACTCATCTCTGGAGTCTTTAATTAAACATctgcacacatatacatacacgtATATAAGCACACTGCACACAAAGATGCTCATTCAGACAAATGCACATAATCTTTAAACTGGTAAATCTGAATGCAGACACACATGGCACAACAGGAGCAGAGTGGATTTCTAGAAGAACGGTGCAGTTTAAATGTGAACCCAGGTGTCCTGAGGAGTCTTGGCCCATGCTATCACTGTACAGCCAGTAAATTATGCACTAATGTATGCACGGCCCCAGATACCCTGCACTGGTCTCTCATTCTAAAGTCTGCATTGGGGTCATTTCAAGTCACCTACCTTGACTCCCTTACCCTTGAGAAGGTGTTATGTTTGTGATTATGTTCATGTATGAGAAAGAGAAATAACGTGTGTGGGAATATTGTGTATTTACAGTAGATTAGGAGTTGAAAGAGCTTGTTTCATCATTTGTGCAGAAAATATCACAAGTTTATGCCaagaatttgacaaaaaagatTATTTAATGTGTAAATAAGCCCTCCATTagttactgttttgttttagaTTTGTTGATTTCCTTTTTCACAGTTACATGACTCATCGCAGTGCCTCCACAATAACACTATCTTTCCATAACTGTGGAAAGAAGTAGCAAAGGAGTTCTTTCAAATAGATTAAAATCTTTATaatctttctttcttccgtCTTCGAGCTGCctcaccctcttcctcctctttgttcCCTCATTTCTGTATCTCTCActggtctttctctctctctgctggtttCCAGAGAGATGGGTATCTAAGAAACAAGGAGTCATGATAGAACATGTGCTTTCCGAACGTCATATTCTTGTCACCTGATGACAATTAACACAGAACAAACCTTTAAACATACtgactctttctttctctgtctctcactctacAGGGATTGGAGGGAATAAAAAACAGAGGGCGCCTTCAATTTTTCCTTTGAGTGTAAGTGTGTTGCTGAAGACTGGATGCGCTGGTACTCTGCTGCTGGTTCTGGTGACTGATCCTCCCATCTGTccatctgagtgtgtgtgattgtcttATCCTGGGGTCCCAAGGCTTTGCGCTGGCTGAACAGCCATGGAGGTGGCCCTGGTAGACTTTGGGAGTCTGGATGATCTTGACGGCAGCTTTGAGGATGAGGTGGACACCTACGCCGATGAGACCACGGCTCTCACGATGGACATGCCCCCAGAGCACGGCAGCCCGAGCAGCAACTACCTTATGCGAGCCTCTCAGTTTTCCTGTACGCCCGTGCCCTCCTGCATTTGGGAATCCACCTCATCTTCGCCCAttccacaaacacaaacactgggaGTACCCCAATCCCCAACCATGCCAAGTCCAAGCAGACGAGGGCGCAGTAGCTGCGCCAGCATGATCTCCAACTGGAAACTGCTGCTAAACAGTGAGGGCACTAAGGAGAGTGAGACGATCTTCAGCCGGCTCGCTAAGGAGTGCTGCGAGGACCTGTTTGTAGATAAACGAGGGCTGGACGACGGAGACCAGAAGGTCATCATCAACATCGCCGGTCTTCGGTTTGAGACGCAGCTCAAAACCTTGGACCAGTTTCCTGAGACGCTTCTGGGAGATCCTATGAAGAGGATGGACTACTTTGATCCAATGAGGAACGAGTACTTCTTTGATCGGAACCGACCCAGCTTTGACGGCATCTTGTATTACTACCAGTCAGGCGGTAAGATCAGACGTCCGGCTAACGTTCCCCTGGATGTGTTTGCAGACGAAATTGTGTTCTATGAGCTCGGAAGTGAGGCCATGGAGCAGTTCAGAGAAGATGAAGGATTCATAAAGGACGTTGACATCCCTCTACCTAATAACGATGTGTACCGGCAATTCTGGCTGCTGTTTGAGTACCCAGAGAGCTCAAATGCGGCCCGAGGTGTAGCacttgtgtctgtttttgttattgtcatatCCATCATTATTTTCTGCATGGAAACGCTGCCAGAATTCAGAGATGACCACGATTCAATTGTGCCCACAGCGGTGCAGCCTTTCAACCAATCTAGATCTCACAGTTCTGAGGCCCCAGCTGGTACGAAGCCCACAACTTTCTCAGACCCCTTCTTCATCATCGAGACTGCCTGCATCGCCTGGTTCTTCTTTGAGCTGTGTGTGAGGTTTATGGTCTGCCCTAGCAAAAAGGAATTTTTCCACAACCTCATGAACATAATTGACATCATATCCATCATCCCTTATTTTGTAACCGTGGTTACAGAAATGGTCTCGACGCCACAAGAGAACTCAGGACAGAACATGTCTTTGGCCATCCTGCGTATCATCCGTCTGGTCAGGGTGTTTCGTATTTTCAAGCTCTCGCGTCACTCCAAGGGGCTGCAGATCCTGGGACAGACTCTGAAGGCCAGCATGCGCGAGCTTGGCTtgctcatcttcttcctcttcatcggAGTCATCCTATTCTCCAGTGCTATCTACTTTGCAGAGGTAGACGAGCCTAACACACAGTTTGTCAGCATACCCGATGGCTTCTGGTGGGCTGTGGTTACCATGACCACTGTAGGCTACGGGGACATGTGTCCCATCACGATGGGGGGTAAAATGGTGGGCACCTTGTGTGCCATCGCAGGTGTGCTGACCATTGCTTTGCCTGTTCCCGTCATTGTTTCCAACTTCAACTACTTCTATCACAGAGAGACGGAAGCAGAGGACAAGGTGCCCTTGGCTAATGGAGTTGAGCAAGCCATGAAGACTGAGACAAGTACCAAACAGGGTAGCGACACCTCGCTCAATAAAGCCAATGGCATCTGGCAGACTGACAAAGGGAAATAACTGTACGAGAATACAATTTAGAAGGACAGACTTTGCCACAAAGTAGGAAAGAAATATCAAAGAAGAGGAGAATATGGAGGAAATTAATGATTTCCCTTGAAAAAAATGGTCTAATGGGATCAATGAGATAAAATATTTGTACCTACAGTGAAAACGTTTTATATGGATATACAGGATTTACTGTACTTACCTCTTTTGTGTCTAATATGAAAATGACACTTTGAAAATAACAGACAAGCTGAAGAATTCACCTATGTTCATGTCAATGATTGTATATCAACATATTTCAAGTTTAGCACTCTTCTTTTAGTTTCATAGAAACATAAAGAAATCTGTCACTGTCATAATTCAGCAGTATGTATGTTTAAAGGATTTTCTTTATATAATTTTGGTCTTATTTTAATTGTCCTGGCCATTAATCCTATAATAGCATTTTGCACACCAGCTTCACTGTTGATATTTGTGGACACAATGACTCTTGACACAACTTTAAAGGCTGATACACACCGACGTCGTTTTTttcgtgcaattaatttgcatgtcaatatatttttctaaCTATAGTTTTTATCAtagtactttcacacaggacGCGAATATTACGCAGCAAaaaactaagtaattttgtcgGAACAAGTTTTGCAAAACGGGTTGAGTTGTggttatatttatgaaacaacaatacAGAGGCTCCTTTGTCCGAACcaagacagcaaactttattacacCTTTCAAtattgacaaaggcagcgcagaccagatccactccttccattcttacctttcacaataaaagccctggaTGTATAATATTCGtaggcgagtatttcgcattttcgtgtcgATTATTTGTCAcacccccagtgtgtaaaggccttaaaacTGTGTGTTCTTAAAACATTGGTTTTAGTCAGGTTTAAACCAAACAGATTTAACAAAATGTAAAGAGAAATATTAAATGTCACAACCCAAAATGTTCATATGATTGTGACTGTTAACTGTATTGCAGAGGTGGTTTGTTTCAGCTAATAGGAATGACCTTTCTGCTGCTGGAATAGCTGACACATCATCTGATTTTATGATGATTCATATGTTAAGGGAATGTGCGCAACAGGTCATGTTATACCGGAACAGACATTTATATTGGACAATTTGGTTAATGGCTTTTTccatcttcaaaatgtatgttgTGTGCCGCAGTCTGCTGATAACTGTGCAAAATCATAACTGATCCAACTGATGACCAATCTTTCACAAATAAGACGAAGGTTGTATAAAATAACATacttacaaaaaaacacaatttttctgTAAGTGTCTTGAATGAGTAACTTGTGTATAGTTTCTAGATTATAGCCCtgctgtatttattaatttaaaactgtatgtatttattcatcctCTTTGATGAGTAGCGTGGGTAAGAATCCTCCACTATTGTTAGCAGTCGAACTGACTCCACACTATGTATTATAATGGAGTGCCTTAAATTATGTAATGTTGGGATACTGTTGACTTCGCCATACATAATCTTACTGTAAAACCTGTGTTTATCATGCATATATGCTCAGTATTTTTGATTTCAGCTTGGTTGAAAATGTAGACGTTGTAACCTCCATTCTAACATTTGTTTGTGAGAGCTATTTTCCACAATACTGTCCAACAAAGACCTGAAATACAATTCAACATATCTAAAGTATAGTGGATCCTATCTGTTTATGAGGTAGATACTATCCTTATAAGCGTCATAATTTTTGTCAATCAGTGGAAAACACATTGAGGAAGTAGACCTTTCAGTGACACCATGATCAGAAACactgacaaaagaaagagaaggaagaagCCAAAGATAATTGATGAATAAAGGGAACTGTTACGACATCACAGGCCACAATGTCCCATGATCtgtcttattttaagttatgcTGTATCAGTGTAATTTTCTGGTGGTTCGTTTTATGAATATTTCTTTTATAAcatagcaagcatatttgcccactcccatgttgacaagagtattaaatactggacaaatctcccttaaaggtacattttgaacagataaaaaatgtgcgattaatcatgattaactatggataatcatgcaattaatcgcgattaaatattttaatcagttgacagccctattaagtAGTTTGTGTTCATAGAGGTTtataaaaccttttaacagAAAAATCAGTATCAGCTGATTTGATACGTCCCTTGTGGCGTAGAATTTTACAAGCCTTGGTGAAAGTTGCTGAGCAATACTTGAAGATTAAGATATTCATTCTTATCTTTTTTATCAGTGTTGATTGAAGTGTAGTTGatacattttaaaggtgctccaTAGGGAATTCAGAGCaaatctattgcctccacacggatCTCAACATTGGAGATGGCTGAGCTggtggctagcagctaacggtgctaacaacgCAAACAGCGGCAACAGTGAAGACAGAGCTAAGAGTGTTAACCTGGGGAGagctggagggtgggtgctacgctccCGCAATTACACCTTGGGGCAAGACGGTGTTATAAGTGCTAACCGCCGTATGCGCGCAGTGCAGAGCCAGTGGAGCACGAGACTCACACGCACTGAAATGCAAGTGCGGCGGCCCTGCtatgtatgtaaacaaagcacagagaagctctgattacaacacatagagggagacttcattctctgctcaggtagacattactccactatatctttacatagcaaatacttttttgctgctatattaatgctctgaattttgaatttcGCACCTTTGAACAAAATAGATGTGGTTTAGAATTGGTTTCTCACATACATCCATATTCTGCATTGTGCCAAAAAGGTGTATCTCTTTCTTTTGCCATTTTTGTAGTATTTCATAAATATTTTTCAACTGAAACGGTAGCAATATAGCttttatagtattatagtaagTAGCTTAATCTgatgacacaaaaaaaatcaaatattatacatggcaacagcagctgatTCAAGTATGATCAAAATTTGCACTTACGCCCCTTTGCTCCAAGCCCAAGTGTTTTTAGCATGCTCTACCCATGATGCTTGGTTAGGTCAAAAAGGTGCAAGTAAGCTTACGCCCTTTTACCGCAGACCAAAACCCCACTTTTACTGTTACGCCTTTTCGTTTTCTTTTAATTACAACATATGGGTCATCATTACACACAGAAAAGATCTCGCTGACAGCTTTCatttgatatataataatactcaTATTCGCCCAAAATGGCACTTACACCACTTTGCCTCCAAGCCCTCAGATATGGTCAAAgattatgtgtatgtgttttctgtgtgtttgaagaTCAGCTTCatggtgatgatgatatatttttatgatataGTCTGTCCTTTGTTTGTGCAAAGAGTTCAGAGGCAGACTGTCCTTTACCGTCATGGCTGCGAGTTTATCACACCAACAAGACCATAAcactgtatttgtatttgtatgtatgaTAACATTTCAGTATACAGtttactgtaatgtatgcaatatACTCTGGTATTTTAAATCATGTCTTCTCATGTTGTGCACTGACGTGTTTatagaaaagtgtgtgtgtgacagacagacagacagacagacagacagaggaagagagatagagggagttAGCGTTCTTGTATTTTCTCCTTATCTCTATCGGTGTTCCCCTTCAGGGAAGGCTTCGTCATTGCTTTCAGTAACCTGTCTCTGCTTTCACTGTAATgttagtacacacacacacacacacacacacacgcacggaTAGAGGTCACATCAACAAGGCAAGGCGTGTGTGGCAGTGCAGCGACTGTATCACGGGAAGTCATCCAAACAACAATAGGATGCCAGTCTCTGGTTGACATGGAGTAGTCCTCTAGCCATTAATGCCAGTTAGCTTCACCCGATACCCTGCTCTCTGGACTCACCTCAACACCTCGTCTCAGGCCCACAAAGACTCTTCAGATAAACGCATGGATTCAGTAAATACTTATACTTCTTAAAACAATATCTTGCAGTCACAAACGGGATCCTAAAATAAGCATTTTCTTCCTTCAAGTGTGATACAGTGTGAAAAGCAACAGACTCCTTATGgtgtaaaataattaataccaaacaaaaatgaaaattgtGTTATGCATATTCATAGTAGGTAGCTGGTGGGCAAAGTGCAAAATATGTTTGTGGCGCAGTATTCAGGGAATAGGGAACGAATAAGAcggtattcattcattcattctagtTCTGTTGGTGAGGAAAGGCTTTTAAATGAAGGGAAAATCTACTGTATGTCACCCAACTGATAGAAGACAATTCATAATAACAAATGATGCAAGGGACTTCATTTCCATAGATAATTTCAGGAAGCATTTTTATATCAATTTGTATGAAACCCTTCATATTTTTTGTAGAAACACCACATTTGACAGTGCAGatctgtgtactgtatgtataagaCATTAGTGGCTGAATAACATActcatacagtaaatataaatatacacatgaTTAACCTAAACCTAGACCTGAATGTGGTCACATTCCCCAGAATGTTCTCCATGTTCATGCAGTAGATTAAAATTAAGCAGTACTTTAAAGTAACAACTTTTGATTTGCAAGAAAAATCTAATTAGCAATGCAGATTAAGATGTACTCACAGGCAACTTTAGAGCTGAATTTTATTCTGTGTCACATCGCAACTGTTGTGTTATTATGCAGGGTTGTGAACAATAACACAACCACAGTGTTTCCAACATTTCAGACTCTCAGAGTGCTGCTGAAGGGAGCAGAAGAGT
This region includes:
- the LOC119490280 gene encoding potassium voltage-gated channel subfamily A member 10, whose protein sequence is MEVALVDFGSLDDLDGSFEDEVDTYADETTALTMDMPPEHGSPSSNYLMRASQFSCTPVPSCIWESTSSSPIPQTQTLGVPQSPTMPSPSRRGRSSCASMISNWKLLLNSEGTKESETIFSRLAKECCEDLFVDKRGLDDGDQKVIINIAGLRFETQLKTLDQFPETLLGDPMKRMDYFDPMRNEYFFDRNRPSFDGILYYYQSGGKIRRPANVPLDVFADEIVFYELGSEAMEQFREDEGFIKDVDIPLPNNDVYRQFWLLFEYPESSNAARGVALVSVFVIVISIIIFCMETLPEFRDDHDSIVPTAVQPFNQSRSHSSEAPAGTKPTTFSDPFFIIETACIAWFFFELCVRFMVCPSKKEFFHNLMNIIDIISIIPYFVTVVTEMVSTPQENSGQNMSLAILRIIRLVRVFRIFKLSRHSKGLQILGQTLKASMRELGLLIFFLFIGVILFSSAIYFAEVDEPNTQFVSIPDGFWWAVVTMTTVGYGDMCPITMGGKMVGTLCAIAGVLTIALPVPVIVSNFNYFYHRETEAEDKVPLANGVEQAMKTETSTKQGSDTSLNKANGIWQTDKGK